The Naumovozyma castellii chromosome 2, complete genome sequence ACAATAACAACAGCAGCATATTTACATCAAACTCTAGCTTtaaggagaagaagagacACCCTTCTATCTTTAGTTCTTCGAAAGATTCTAATAGTTTGAGCGAAAGAACCTCCAAATTGTTTAAGACGAAAAGTAATAAAAGCTCCTCTAGTATGAGCGATAACTTAACTGGTAAGCAAAATGCATTTACTAAAATGACACGAAAATTATTCCATAATAAGCCACATAGACACATGAGTAAAGACAATTCTGAAATAATTGTTCCTAATTCTCTCAGCAAATTTATACATTCATCCATTGGAAAACATAGATCCCCAGTGCAATTCATTCACAATACGACGGGAGCATTAATAGATTCTGGGAAATCAGTGTATTCTTTTAACCCTGGGACTTTAAACAGCGCGAATAACGATGTTGCTATGACCTTGAGTCAGGAGGAAAGTTTTGATTCCACAAACGTAGCAATATTACATgatttgttgaaaaatctaCCCTCGTTCGAAGCTAATTATAAGACCTTTAATAGCCAAGAATTGCATGTTTTAGCGGGAAACATCTGGGTCATATATTGTAATCTCCTCATTGAACTATTCAAGAATCAAAGAATATGGAACCTCCCGGCCAAGATAgaagatattaataaaatgCTTGAGTTTTatatcaaattgaagacAGATCCAAAAAGCCCGTCTTCGCATACCCGATTTCTAAATGAGATTGAAGAGTTTATTACTACATCACTTTATGTGTTCGAAAATCAAATTGTCTTCAATTATAATAACGAAAATACAATGAATACTGCCCTGAAACGACTCGGAATTATATGGAAGGTATTTTATCAAGAGGTCTATTACGATGTAATGGCCTGTTTGTTACCACTTGAAAGAAACTTTCGTGAAAATACCAAGTATTGGACTGATGGTGTTTTTTCCGAGACAGTAGGATCTAATACACCATCTGTAGATCATTTGTTATTAAAAGGGTTCCGTGATTCTATTGTATTGCCATACtatcaaaattttataCATAGTAATGATGGTGCAAGTAAGAGTTTCCAAATGTATATATTtagtgaagaagaggagaaCGGCGTGACGGAGGAGGACAAACTGACTCTCCTGCAGTGCTTCGGGGTCCTAAATACCATACAGGGGAACGATAGGAATCAAATGATTATTGAAGAGTTACTAGAAGGTGTTCGGATGAgtatttaaagattttgtaaatattaaGTAACATTATGTCTTATATATTCctaattgaattgaatttgagtCGTTCGGAGTTTACCGAATTTCCTCCGCTACGATTATAAAAGTACTATGGCTAATAGAAAGCCATATCTTTATTTCTGTAGAGGCAGTAGAAGAAGCCATCGAATATCATGTTATCGATTATAAGGACTCCAATAGTAATGCGCTCATCACTACCAACTATTTTACAAAGAAGACtcatttcaataaatacaAAGGAAACGCCAAGTCCACCAAAATTGCCAAAAAAGGATCAGGAAGAGTTCGAAAGATTACAAAGGATAGCCAGTTCACAAGAAGCTAtagaagaatataatagGAAAATTAAGGATGATGTCACCAAGGAAAGTCTAAATAATGAACTTCTCACCAAGAATGATATTGGAGCATTCTCACCAGAATTTTCGAAGACTATACCTGAGTTTGAAGGTGAAGTGAACCCTAAAACTGGCGAAAGAGGCGGACCAAAACAAGATCCATTGAAGTATGGAGATTACTCTTTCAACGGCAGAGTCACAGATTTCTGAACTGCGTTGCTTTTAGAAAGCTAAGAACAATTTCACTAGACAGTTTTTTATTCCTGTTTGAATGAAATAGCTGCCGTTTTGAGTACCTATGAGGCTGCATTTTGTAcatatataatgaaaaagaTTACATTCAGTAAcgtaaataaataatattaatgaGTTCTGTGTTATATACAAGGATGGCTAATCATCAGATATTAATGTTACGGTTATTCCAATCATAGAGGAGTTTACATCGGTTGATCTAAAGCACATCTATTTTAATTGACTTAAGAAGTTATTTTGtttgattttctttctaTTTTCCTTTCGTAGTTGTTTCTTTCTCATAGCAAGAACTTCTTGCTCTGATAAATCTGAAGCCTCCTTTGGAGCCTTAGATTCTAATACCTTCCATAACCAAGCTGGATATTCATTGTCTTCCAATGCTATTGGATCCTTTCCATTCTTTTTAATGTTCAGGTTCAATGATGTCCCTGCAAGACATGAAGATTTAATATTGGTTGAAGCGTTAGCGGTGGTAGCAGCCTCTGCAGTCAGAACTCTGAAGCTAGTAGATAATGATCGTTTAAACACAAGGCGTAGCATAACTTTCTTCGTACTGCTCTATTCCACCTGCAATCATTCAATTatgatatttatttactGTTGTTGATTGAAATATAATACCGGTAGAGCCTTTATTATccattcaagaaaataccCGGGGAgacaattttgaaaatgcaCGTGATTAAGAATTAGTAACATCAAGTGGTAACTCGAAATTtagataataaattatcaaaaaaCTAGATAATTAACATAGAACTCTCAGAAAGGTTTTTGGAAATAGCTCAGTGAAAAACAGTAAATTACACACGACTTACATGCTTAAGGATAAATAGTGAGGTGGCCAATTTTATCTTACATTGTTATACATTAGGAAGAATATATGCTTCAATAGATAGATGTTATGAATTAATTCACATGAGAATATGCTAACAATTCACTGTAGTAATTGATCTCTATAGTAAGGTTGGTTATTAACAAACTTGGCCTTTCTCTTATCAGCTCTCTTAAGATCTTGAACCTCTGTTTTCCAAACTCTTTGTTTAACTTGTAATTCTTGCTTATCAAAGGCAGGCAAGAATGTCCTTGTTTCTGCAGCCATCAGAGTACCTTGACCTTCTGTTAATTCCTTCTCCGGTCTCAAATCTTGCTTATAATAACGTTGC is a genomic window containing:
- the BIT2 gene encoding Bit2p (ancestral locus Anc_1.323), whose amino-acid sequence is MMDSLNRKRSRTLQPLTPIIHDQENKGTRLQPRASRGYTTSSDIIPQTLPDISNENASTFMRSKAPVELQPKWSQVGFQSIFEGDPTQRRSYNSLVTSLSPDEREEYDTKRHFSDSKIGDFGEGLGIRNRNDSKISELGTSDNNNSSIFTSNSSFKEKKRHPSIFSSSKDSNSLSERTSKLFKTKSNKSSSSMSDNLTGKQNAFTKMTRKLFHNKPHRHMSKDNSEIIVPNSLSKFIHSSIGKHRSPVQFIHNTTGALIDSGKSVYSFNPGTLNSANNDVAMTLSQEESFDSTNVAILHDLLKNLPSFEANYKTFNSQELHVLAGNIWVIYCNLLIELFKNQRIWNLPAKIEDINKMLEFYIKLKTDPKSPSSHTRFLNEIEEFITTSLYVFENQIVFNYNNENTMNTALKRLGIIWKVFYQEVYYDVMACLLPLERNFRENTKYWTDGVFSETVGSNTPSVDHLLLKGFRDSIVLPYYQNFIHSNDGASKSFQMYIFSEEEENGVTEEDKLTLLQCFGVLNTIQGNDRNQMIIEELLEGVRMSI
- the SDH8 gene encoding Sdh8p (ancestral locus Anc_1.320), yielding MLSIIRTPIVMRSSLPTILQRRLISINTKETPSPPKLPKKDQEEFERLQRIASSQEAIEEYNRKIKDDVTKESLNNELLTKNDIGAFSPEFSKTIPEFEGEVNPKTGERGGPKQDPLKYGDYSFNGRVTDF
- the MRPL37 gene encoding mitochondrial 54S ribosomal protein mL54 (ancestral locus Anc_1.318), with the protein product MLRLVFKRSLSTSFRVLTAEAATTANASTNIKSSCLAGTSLNLNIKKNGKDPIALEDNEYPAWLWKVLESKAPKEASDLSEQEVLAMRKKQLRKENRKKIKQNNFLSQLK